The Sulfurospirillum tamanense DNA segment TTTTGCTAACAAGAATGGGTCTAAAAAGATGCGAATTTCGCGGTCTTGGTAGCCAACAACGGTGACTTCTCCAACCCCTTTGATACGCTGAAGTTGGGCTTTGAGTTTTTCATCGGCAAGACGCATGAGTGCCTTGCTATCATCGCCTCTATCGGCGATAAAAAGACTGACAACTGCCCCCGAGGCCCCAAGTTTTTTGACTACAGGCTTTTCGACTTCATTGGGAAGGTCGAGCGCTCCGATTTTATCGCGCACGTCATTGGTTGCTTCGTTGAGGTCTTTGGAGAGTTCAAACTGAATGGTGACGACGCTAAAGCCCTCATAGCTCGTGGACATGAGCTTGTCGATGCCATCCACGCCCGAAACGGCTTCTTCGATTTTATCGGTGACTTTGGTTTCTACGGTGGAAGGGTCTGCGCCGTTGTAGGTGGTTTGCACGGTAACGACGGGAAAGTCAACGTTGGGGAAAAGGTTGATGGGCATGGAGTTGTACGACATCAATCCAAAAACAATAAAGGTCAAAACGCCCATGAACGTGGTGATGGGTCTGTTGATTGCGAGTTTGTACATGGGTTATTCCACGATGATGGTGCCATAGCCAAAAAGGCCTGGAAGAAGGTTTTGGGCTTTGACTTCAGCTTGCATTTTGCGGGTGCTTGAAAGAACTGCGGGGTAAATTTTGCTAATGACGCCCTCGTAGGTTTCCTCACTCCCATCAACGCGATAGACAAATCTTTGTCCTACGTGAACGTTTTGCCAGTATTTTTGATCAAATTCAAGGATTAGCTTGATGGCATCGGTGCTCTCTACGGTTAAAAGTTTGGTCTGAGAGCCCAGTACAATACTGCCAAGTTCGGTCATTTTTTTGGTGACTACCAGATCATAGGGGGCGCGAAGTTCTGTTTTTTTGTAGACAATTTCTTTGTTTTGGGCGGTGAGAGCTTTGATCTCTTTGTCGTGAAGGTAGTTATCCATTTTTTCTTTTTCGATGACATCGGCGATTTGGGCATAGCGGTCGTATGATTTTTGGGCGTGTTCGGCATTTTTCTTGGCGATTTCATAGGCGTTTTTTTCCTCGGCATTGTGCAAGGAAAGAAGTAAATCGCCTTTTTTCGCCTTGTCGCCAACGTCTACATGTAAACGCGCTACAATTCCAGAAAGAGAGAGCCCTAGCTCTGAACTTCGTTCGCTTACCACATCAAAGGTAGCGTACACTTCCTCTGCAACAAGGGCTTGAAGCATCAACAGCATGGCTAGAAAAACTTTTTTCATTGAATCGTTCCTTTGGTTTCTTTGTCCGCTTCATAAAACGGGGCAACTTTTTGGTGTTTTGGTTGGGTGCATTGGCTTAGGAGGAAGGTGATGTGCTCGATGAGGATGCTTTGCGCTTCGTAAAAGCCCATATTGGAAGCTTTTGCGCGCACTAATAGTCCTTTGATTAGCAATGTGATACTCGTGGTAAGCAGCTCAATGTTTTCGACAACAAATTCGCCTTTTGCTTCACCCTCGCGGAGGCTTTGGATAATGAAGTCGAAGTCTTTTTGAAAAAAGCTTTCAAAATACGCTGTGTAAAGCCCTGTTTTGTCGATGAGCATGGCGCTAATGAAGTGCTGGTAGAGGCTAAGAATCTGCTCTTTGTCCTCCTCTTCTGCACATTCCCCGAAGTTGAAAAAATCTAAAATCTTCTCTTTGGCGGACATGGCGTCTGTGATGCGCTTAGTGTAGGCCTCGTGATGGCGGGCAACAATCATGTCCCAGATAGCAAAAATAATCTCTTCTTTGTTTTTAAAGTAAAGGTAAATTGTCCCTTTGGCTACTCCTGCACTTTTGGCGATGGCGTCCATGCTGGTTTGTTGGATACCTTTGTCGCAAAAAAGTGCGATGGATGCGCGGGCGATGTCATTGCGCTTTTCTTCCTTGTCGATGATGCGTGCCATGATTCTCCTTTAATGACTGACGGTCATTCATTTGTGGAATCATACTTCTTTGCATTATTTTTGTCAAGAAAAAATCCCTACATGTAAAAGATTTAGAAGGAAGGATGAAGTTTTGGTTTTTGGGATCAGATGGGCTAATTATGGGGCAAGGTTTTTTAGGAGCGCCTTTTCTTCTTCAGGCAAAAGAAAACGCCATTTACCAAGCTCAAGCTCAAGCGTCAAACTTCCAATGCTCACGCGCTCAAGAGCGATGACTTTTAGAGGTGTTCCAAATTTGGCATCACTAAGCGCGCCAAAAAGCCGACGGATGTGGCGGTTTTTGCCCTCGTCGATGATGACTCGGAGTTTCGTTTTTGCGCCACCTGTGCCTATTTTTTCGACTCCAAGGGCTTTGAGTAAGCCTTGTGGGGTCTCTACGCCTTGTAAAGCTTGCGCTATGTGTGCGTCGCTCACGTGGCCTCTGACCCAGATTTCATACACCTTCACGCAACTTCCTGGCTTGGTTAGGGCGTTGTTGATTTTACCCTCAGTGGTAAAGAGCAAAAGCCCCCTAGACTCCAAATCAAGGCGGCCGATGGGCATCCACCCTTGTTCATACGCCCAAGAAGGCAAAAGGTTATAGACCGTTTTTCGCCCAAGGTCATCCGAGCGTGTGACCAGATAGCCTTTGGGTTTGTTGAGCGCGAGCAGTTTTGCGGAAGTGTGAACGGCTTGGGGTGCCTCTAGGGTAGGCTCAGCATCACGGCTCACGAGGTTTTCTTGTATTTTCAGGTGTGTATTTTTTCATTTTTAAAGTCTTTAATGGCACTTTCTCTAATCTCTAATTTATAACTCAAAACAGCTACCGCTTGGTTTCATCGGTTAGATATTGCTCAAAAGAGACACTCTCGTCATCTCTTGTTGCTTTTAGTAATTTTAAATCTTCAATATCCTCTTTTGAAATTATTTCCAATCCGTCGTTTTTAAAATGATCCAGCATCCATAAAACTTTTTTAGCCAAGGTTTCATTTTGAATATTGATTGTTAGTGTCTGCATGATGAATTCCTCTGATAGTATTGGGGATATTTTAACAAAATTTAAGTGAACATTTGCCAAATACTCGATGTGTTTTTTGGTTAAAAAGTAGCCTGTCACCTTTTTTATTTTTCTAATTTGTAAATCAAAACAAGCTACCGTTTGGTTTCATCGGTTAAATATTGCTCAAAAGAG contains these protein-coding regions:
- a CDS encoding pseudouridine synthase; its protein translation is MSRDAEPTLEAPQAVHTSAKLLALNKPKGYLVTRSDDLGRKTVYNLLPSWAYEQGWMPIGRLDLESRGLLLFTTEGKINNALTKPGSCVKVYEIWVRGHVSDAHIAQALQGVETPQGLLKALGVEKIGTGGAKTKLRVIIDEGKNRHIRRLFGALSDAKFGTPLKVIALERVSIGSLTLELELGKWRFLLPEEEKALLKNLAP
- a CDS encoding TetR/AcrR family transcriptional regulator translates to MARIIDKEEKRNDIARASIALFCDKGIQQTSMDAIAKSAGVAKGTIYLYFKNKEEIIFAIWDMIVARHHEAYTKRITDAMSAKEKILDFFNFGECAEEEDKEQILSLYQHFISAMLIDKTGLYTAYFESFFQKDFDFIIQSLREGEAKGEFVVENIELLTTSITLLIKGLLVRAKASNMGFYEAQSILIEHITFLLSQCTQPKHQKVAPFYEADKETKGTIQ
- a CDS encoding efflux RND transporter periplasmic adaptor subunit, which codes for MKKVFLAMLLMLQALVAEEVYATFDVVSERSSELGLSLSGIVARLHVDVGDKAKKGDLLLSLHNAEEKNAYEIAKKNAEHAQKSYDRYAQIADVIEKEKMDNYLHDKEIKALTAQNKEIVYKKTELRAPYDLVVTKKMTELGSIVLGSQTKLLTVESTDAIKLILEFDQKYWQNVHVGQRFVYRVDGSEETYEGVISKIYPAVLSSTRKMQAEVKAQNLLPGLFGYGTIIVE